GAAGATATTAAAGAACTACTTAAAAAGGAAATGGAAGCCGCGTCAGCAATTGAGGAAAAAGGTCTTCAACTCAAGAATAAAATGGATGGCCTGAACGAGGAACTTCAGGAATTCATCAGCTTGATTGAAAAGGACGGAAAAAGTGAGCTTCTTCTAAAAAAACAGGTGTCCCGTGAAAGCATGGCCTTGATCCAATCATTATTATTGTTGCTTGTATGATTAAAA
The DNA window shown above is from Peribacillus sp. FSL P2-0133 and carries:
- a CDS encoding MerR family transcriptional regulator, producing the protein MTVRRGYVGNETLKIGELAEMANVTKRTVDYYTNLGLLKAERSASNYRYYSVGELERLRRIEGYKRENLSLEDIKELLKKEMEAASAIEEKGLQLKNKMDGLNEELQEFISLIEKDGKSELLLKKQVSRESMALIQSLLLLLV